From Spirosoma aerolatum, one genomic window encodes:
- a CDS encoding cation diffusion facilitator family transporter — translation MANEHDHHDHSGHHHGPTVLTSINRALIIGAVLNTVYVVVEFGLGFYYNSLALTADAGHNLSDVASLLLSLLAFRLARVRQTPGFTYGYRKSTVLASLTNAVVLLITIGAILWESIHRFRQPEPVAGGAVAWVAGFGILVNAGSALLFFRNKEHDLNAQGAYLHLATDALVSLGVVIAGILITYTGWSWLDPVIGILVAIVIMGSTWRLLTDSLRLSMDGVPVDVDLTDVLAELRAVTGVQDVHHVHVWAMSTTENALTAHLVLKPGLTDEQIATLKHEARHRLEHQKISHATLETETIASDDCETEIC, via the coding sequence ATGGCAAACGAACACGATCACCACGATCATTCCGGGCACCATCACGGTCCTACGGTACTAACCTCTATCAACCGGGCGCTCATTATCGGGGCTGTCCTGAATACAGTATATGTGGTGGTGGAGTTTGGTCTTGGTTTCTATTATAATTCCCTGGCGCTTACCGCCGATGCAGGACATAACCTAAGCGATGTAGCTAGTTTATTATTATCGCTGCTAGCCTTTCGACTGGCTCGCGTCCGGCAAACGCCTGGGTTCACATATGGCTATCGGAAAAGTACCGTATTGGCTTCGCTCACCAACGCCGTTGTATTGCTGATCACGATTGGGGCTATTTTATGGGAAAGTATTCACCGATTTCGTCAACCGGAGCCGGTAGCAGGGGGCGCTGTGGCCTGGGTAGCTGGATTTGGCATCCTGGTCAATGCAGGTTCGGCCTTGCTTTTCTTTCGGAATAAAGAGCACGATCTGAATGCCCAGGGCGCTTACTTACACCTGGCCACCGACGCCCTGGTATCGCTGGGCGTGGTTATTGCAGGGATTCTCATCACCTATACCGGCTGGTCATGGCTCGACCCTGTCATTGGCATTCTGGTGGCCATCGTGATCATGGGGTCCACCTGGCGTTTACTGACCGACAGCCTTCGCCTATCGATGGATGGTGTTCCGGTGGATGTTGACCTGACCGATGTACTGGCCGAATTACGGGCTGTGACGGGTGTGCAGGATGTCCATCATGTGCATGTGTGGGCTATGAGTACCACTGAAAATGCGCTCACCGCGCACCTGGTGCTGAAACCGGGCCTCACCGACGAACAAATAGCTACCCTCAAACACGAAGCCCGCCATCGTCTCGAACACCAGAAGATTAGTCACGCTACGCTCGAAACCGAAACGATAGCATCCGACGATTGTGAAACCGAGATTTGCTAA
- a CDS encoding gluconate 2-dehydrogenase subunit 3 family protein, producing the protein MKRREAILQVALTMGSALSAPTMASILEGYQPHRSIKRAPSTFALQGNQAALLDEITEVIMPTTSTPGAKAAKVGETIQLILKDCYKPTQQEHFLNGLNAVEAESQKTYSKSFVDLSIEHKTAILKEFEQRAKIEAKQNPKKQEKLAKDPETTLSAVAASGSEQTQAKLVDAETGVVVKDAAKNAPLTPFFTLVKELTILGYFSSEIGCTQALSYVKIPGRYEGVVKLKEGQKAWAT; encoded by the coding sequence ATGAAACGCAGAGAAGCAATCCTTCAGGTAGCCCTTACGATGGGCAGTGCCCTATCGGCCCCAACGATGGCGTCGATCCTCGAAGGTTACCAACCTCATCGATCCATAAAACGGGCACCCTCAACCTTTGCGTTGCAGGGGAATCAGGCGGCCTTGCTCGATGAAATTACGGAGGTCATTATGCCAACGACCTCGACCCCAGGGGCCAAAGCCGCGAAGGTCGGTGAAACCATCCAGCTCATCCTGAAAGACTGTTATAAGCCTACTCAGCAGGAACATTTTCTGAACGGCCTGAACGCCGTTGAAGCCGAAAGCCAGAAAACCTACAGCAAATCGTTCGTCGATCTGAGCATAGAGCATAAAACAGCCATTCTGAAAGAATTTGAACAACGGGCTAAAATCGAAGCGAAGCAAAATCCGAAGAAGCAGGAGAAACTGGCGAAAGACCCCGAAACTACCCTAAGCGCTGTTGCAGCCTCAGGCAGCGAACAGACGCAGGCCAAACTGGTAGATGCCGAAACAGGGGTGGTGGTGAAAGATGCCGCGAAAAATGCTCCGCTCACTCCGTTTTTCACACTCGTCAAAGAATTGACCATTCTGGGCTATTTCAGCTCAGAAATCGGCTGTACACAGGCGCTCTCGTATGTAAAAATCCCCGGCCGTTACGAAGGCGTTGTCAAACTCAAAGAAGGCCAGAAAGCGTGGGCAACGTAA
- a CDS encoding GMC oxidoreductase — protein sequence MNLNLDAKKGMTYDAIVVGSGISGGWAAKELTQKGLKVLMLERGPDLKHVTDYPTAMKDPWEFPHRGKIELWAAEEYWANARSGGKPGEDQRHMFTKDVDFPYIEKRPYDWIRGYHLGGRSLMWGRQSYRLNERDFTANLEDGHGVDWPIRYKDLAPWYSYVERFAGISGNKDGLAVLPDGDFVPPMQMNSIELKAKEGIEKNFKGRHLVIGRPAIISVAQKVHTDLGRASCQFRNLCVRGCPFGAYFSTQSSTLPAAMKTGNLTIITDKIAYQVIYDDQKGKATGVRVIDQNTKQQQEYYAKIIFLNASTINTAWIMMQSTSKRFPNGLGNDSDQLGRNLMDHHLGAGASGEFEGLQEWYYYGRRGNGIYIPRFANWGDDKRKDFVRGFGYQGRGARQDWVAGASKEGFGPEFKDNLTKPGRWEFNIGGFGETLPDPNNRMRLSGKKDKWGLPIVEFDAGWGENTVGMRKAMMNDAAEMLEAAGLKNIKTRNDQDKNQGIGIHEMGSARMGRDPKTSVLNAWNQVWGAKNVFVTDGAAMVSSSCVNPSLTYMALTARAADYAVRELKRMNL from the coding sequence ATGAACCTTAATCTTGACGCTAAAAAAGGAATGACCTACGATGCCATCGTCGTCGGTTCGGGCATATCGGGTGGCTGGGCGGCCAAGGAACTGACCCAGAAAGGACTCAAAGTGCTGATGCTGGAGCGCGGCCCCGATCTGAAACACGTTACGGATTACCCAACGGCCATGAAAGACCCCTGGGAGTTTCCGCACCGGGGGAAAATCGAATTGTGGGCAGCCGAAGAATACTGGGCCAATGCGCGCTCGGGTGGCAAACCTGGCGAAGACCAGCGGCATATGTTTACTAAAGATGTCGACTTCCCTTACATTGAAAAGCGTCCCTACGACTGGATTCGGGGTTATCACCTTGGCGGGCGTTCATTAATGTGGGGACGCCAAAGCTATCGGCTCAACGAACGGGACTTCACAGCCAATCTGGAAGACGGACACGGTGTCGACTGGCCCATTCGGTATAAGGATCTGGCTCCCTGGTATTCGTATGTAGAGCGATTTGCCGGTATTTCGGGGAATAAAGATGGGCTGGCGGTTTTACCCGATGGCGACTTTGTGCCACCCATGCAGATGAACAGCATCGAGCTGAAAGCCAAAGAAGGAATCGAAAAGAATTTCAAGGGTCGCCATCTGGTAATTGGTCGTCCGGCAATCATCTCGGTTGCCCAAAAAGTCCATACCGATCTGGGCAGGGCTTCGTGCCAATTCCGAAATCTGTGCGTGCGGGGCTGCCCGTTCGGGGCTTATTTCAGCACCCAGTCGTCAACCTTACCGGCAGCGATGAAAACGGGTAACCTGACAATTATTACGGATAAAATTGCCTATCAGGTTATTTACGACGATCAGAAAGGTAAGGCGACGGGAGTGCGCGTCATTGACCAGAACACCAAACAACAGCAGGAATACTACGCCAAAATCATCTTCCTAAACGCATCCACGATCAATACCGCCTGGATCATGATGCAGTCCACGTCGAAACGGTTTCCGAACGGGTTGGGCAACGACTCCGACCAGTTGGGCCGCAACCTGATGGACCATCACCTGGGCGCGGGCGCATCGGGCGAGTTCGAAGGATTGCAGGAGTGGTACTATTATGGTCGCCGGGGCAATGGTATTTACATTCCCCGTTTTGCCAACTGGGGCGACGATAAACGGAAAGATTTTGTACGTGGTTTTGGCTATCAGGGCCGAGGGGCTCGGCAGGACTGGGTAGCGGGGGCAAGCAAAGAAGGCTTTGGACCCGAATTCAAAGATAATCTGACCAAACCCGGTCGCTGGGAGTTCAATATTGGCGGGTTCGGCGAAACCCTGCCCGACCCCAATAACCGTATGCGCCTGTCCGGTAAGAAAGACAAATGGGGACTACCCATTGTCGAGTTCGATGCAGGCTGGGGCGAAAACACCGTCGGGATGCGCAAAGCGATGATGAATGATGCCGCCGAAATGCTCGAAGCTGCCGGACTAAAGAACATTAAAACCCGTAACGATCAGGACAAAAATCAGGGTATTGGCATTCACGAGATGGGTTCGGCACGCATGGGCCGCGACCCCAAAACATCGGTACTCAATGCCTGGAACCAGGTTTGGGGCGCTAAGAATGTGTTCGTTACCGATGGAGCCGCTATGGTATCCTCATCCTGTGTAAATCCATCACTCACCTACATGGCTCTAACGGCCCGCGCAGCCGATTATGCCGTTCGGGAGTTGAAGCGGATGAACCTTTAA
- a CDS encoding sterol desaturase family protein, protein MESEKEKLQTIAGHGKTRPKNSGTKQLFDNPILEALSRTHIMVPISMWLILSAFLVWYAFTYTDMGNWTIGGLFVVGLFSFTLFEYILHRYLYHLAPTTPSRAKIQYTFHGVHHEYPKDKTRLAMPPALAVFVAAFFFGMFFLLMGEAAYAFFPGFLVGYSGYLATHFIVHAYAPPKNFFKQLWVNHSVHHYKNPESNYGVSSPIWDYVFGSFQK, encoded by the coding sequence ATGGAATCTGAAAAAGAGAAGTTACAGACAATAGCAGGGCATGGAAAAACCCGGCCCAAGAATAGTGGCACGAAACAGCTATTCGACAATCCAATTTTAGAAGCTTTGTCGAGAACGCATATTATGGTGCCTATTTCAATGTGGCTGATTTTATCAGCCTTTCTGGTTTGGTATGCGTTTACGTATACGGATATGGGCAACTGGACAATCGGTGGCCTTTTTGTAGTTGGATTGTTCTCATTTACCCTATTCGAGTACATTTTGCATCGGTATCTGTATCATCTGGCTCCCACAACACCTAGTCGCGCCAAAATACAGTATACATTTCATGGTGTTCACCACGAATATCCGAAAGATAAGACCCGACTGGCTATGCCACCTGCACTAGCCGTTTTTGTTGCAGCCTTCTTTTTTGGTATGTTTTTCCTGTTGATGGGCGAGGCCGCTTATGCATTCTTTCCTGGTTTTTTGGTGGGATATTCGGGGTATCTGGCTACGCACTTCATCGTACATGCCTATGCGCCACCGAAGAATTTCTTTAAGCAGTTATGGGTTAACCATAGTGTTCATCACTACAAGAATCCAGAAAGTAACTACGGCGTATCGTCACCAATTTGGGATTATGTATTTGGATCTTTCCAGAAGTAA
- a CDS encoding NAD(P)/FAD-dependent oxidoreductase, with the protein MNPNIPQTDRKRVVIVGAGFGGLKLARKLSHRKEFQVVLINKQNYHEFQPLYYQVATAGLEANSILFPLRAVFGGCKNVHIRVTTVTGIRTADKTVDTELGPVTYDYLVIATGADTNFFNQQNIIEKALPMKSVSEAIALRNRMLQNFEDALSVETQDEREGLMDVVVVGGGPTGVELCGTLAEMRKTVLPVDYPELDFKMMDIFLIESGAELLGPMSVQSQEHSLNYLRELGVIVKLNTRVKDFDGRIVTMNDGSTLRTNNLIWAAGVKANPLAGLPPDVLGRGGRVLVNRYSQVQGFTDIFAIGDVALMTEEKWPNGHPQVAQPAIQQGRHLAKNLLHWVRNEQPEAFTYNDLGTMATIGRGLAVVDLPYLKFQGFFAWLTWLFVHLMSIVGVKNRLFIFLNWMVNYLTYSNSLRLIIKPKLPKGDVKAMQEKLSDQVEVRT; encoded by the coding sequence ATGAATCCAAACATACCCCAAACGGATCGCAAACGTGTCGTTATTGTCGGTGCGGGCTTTGGTGGGCTTAAATTAGCCCGGAAATTATCGCATCGGAAAGAGTTTCAGGTAGTTCTTATCAATAAACAGAACTACCACGAATTTCAGCCCCTTTATTATCAGGTAGCAACGGCTGGTCTGGAAGCCAACTCCATATTATTTCCGTTACGGGCCGTATTTGGCGGTTGTAAAAACGTTCATATCCGGGTAACGACGGTAACGGGAATTCGTACGGCCGATAAAACTGTTGATACAGAGCTTGGTCCCGTTACGTACGATTATCTGGTAATAGCCACCGGGGCCGACACTAACTTTTTCAATCAGCAGAATATCATTGAAAAAGCGTTACCTATGAAGTCGGTATCGGAAGCGATTGCGCTGCGGAACCGAATGCTTCAGAATTTTGAGGATGCCCTCAGCGTTGAAACGCAGGATGAGCGAGAGGGGTTGATGGATGTGGTCGTAGTAGGCGGAGGACCAACTGGGGTGGAACTCTGTGGCACATTGGCCGAAATGCGGAAAACAGTGTTACCTGTCGACTATCCAGAACTGGATTTCAAGATGATGGATATTTTCCTCATCGAATCGGGTGCAGAGTTGCTGGGTCCTATGTCGGTACAATCGCAGGAGCATTCACTGAATTACTTACGGGAGTTAGGCGTGATTGTGAAGCTCAATACGCGGGTAAAAGACTTTGATGGACGTATTGTGACAATGAATGACGGCTCAACGCTCCGTACTAATAACCTAATCTGGGCTGCCGGGGTAAAAGCCAACCCATTAGCAGGCCTACCACCTGATGTACTGGGGCGGGGAGGGCGTGTGTTAGTGAATCGATACAGTCAGGTACAGGGCTTTACCGACATTTTTGCCATCGGTGATGTGGCTCTAATGACGGAAGAAAAATGGCCGAACGGGCACCCTCAGGTAGCTCAGCCTGCTATTCAGCAAGGGCGGCATTTGGCAAAAAATCTGCTCCACTGGGTACGTAACGAACAACCTGAAGCGTTTACGTATAACGATCTGGGAACAATGGCTACTATTGGACGCGGATTAGCTGTGGTTGACCTGCCGTATTTAAAATTTCAAGGATTTTTTGCCTGGTTAACCTGGCTCTTTGTTCACTTAATGTCGATTGTTGGCGTTAAAAATCGTTTATTTATTTTCCTGAACTGGATGGTCAACTATCTGACTTACAGTAATTCATTGCGTCTGATCATAAAGCCTAAACTACCCAAAGGCGATGTAAAGGCTATGCAGGAAAAACTTTCTGATCAGGTGGAAGTTAGGACATAA
- the bshA gene encoding N-acetyl-alpha-D-glucosaminyl L-malate synthase BshA, producing MKIGIVCYPTFGGSGVVATELGKALAKNGHQIHFITYQQPPRLDFFNENVFYHEVNIPSYPLFQYAPYESALASEMVNVVQNENVDLLHVHYAIPHASAAYMAKMILRSQGRIVPVVTTLHGTDITLVGKDASYEPVVTFSINESDGVTSVSEDLRQDTYKHFKVHREIEVIPNFIDLDRFKRQQKEHFKKAICPNGEKLIVHTSNFRRVKRIDDAVMAFYHIQQGIPAKLLLVGDGPERARIERLVRDLGIYDQVRFLGKLDQVEEVLSVADLFIMPSENESFGLAALEAMACEVPLITSNAGGLPELNIHGVTGFLSPVGDVDDMVRNALYILDDNHLPTFKQNALARAKEFELSRILPRYEAYYERVLQEAKPLVS from the coding sequence ATGAAAATTGGCATTGTGTGCTACCCGACTTTTGGGGGCAGTGGCGTGGTGGCTACCGAACTTGGTAAAGCGTTAGCCAAAAATGGTCACCAGATTCACTTCATTACCTATCAGCAACCACCTCGACTTGACTTTTTCAACGAAAATGTTTTTTATCATGAAGTAAATATACCCTCGTACCCGCTCTTCCAGTATGCTCCGTATGAATCGGCGCTGGCGAGTGAAATGGTCAATGTGGTTCAGAACGAGAACGTTGATTTACTGCATGTTCACTACGCCATTCCTCATGCATCAGCGGCTTATATGGCCAAAATGATTCTTCGTTCGCAGGGGCGAATTGTACCTGTTGTAACGACGCTTCATGGAACCGACATCACGCTGGTCGGTAAAGATGCTTCCTACGAACCCGTCGTTACATTCAGTATCAACGAGTCGGATGGTGTTACGTCAGTGTCGGAAGATTTGCGGCAGGATACCTACAAACATTTCAAAGTTCACCGGGAAATTGAAGTTATTCCAAACTTTATTGATCTGGATCGGTTCAAACGGCAGCAGAAAGAGCATTTCAAAAAAGCAATTTGCCCCAACGGCGAAAAGTTGATTGTGCATACTTCCAACTTCCGTCGTGTGAAACGTATCGACGATGCCGTGATGGCGTTTTATCATATTCAACAGGGCATTCCTGCCAAGCTGTTGCTGGTGGGCGATGGACCGGAGCGAGCCCGTATTGAGCGGCTAGTGCGTGATCTGGGTATTTACGATCAGGTACGCTTTCTGGGTAAGCTCGATCAGGTTGAAGAGGTTCTGTCGGTTGCCGATCTGTTTATTATGCCTTCCGAAAACGAAAGTTTTGGATTGGCTGCTCTGGAAGCCATGGCTTGCGAGGTGCCCTTGATTACGTCGAATGCGGGTGGGTTGCCTGAGTTGAACATACATGGTGTAACGGGGTTTCTAAGCCCGGTTGGCGATGTAGACGACATGGTCAGAAATGCCTTGTATATACTTGACGATAATCATCTACCAACGTTCAAACAAAATGCCCTGGCAAGAGCTAAAGAGTTTGAGTTATCGCGTATCTTGCCCCGGTATGAAGCGTATTATGAGCGCGTTTTGCAGGAAGCGAAACCGCTTGTTAGTTAA
- a CDS encoding geranylgeranylglycerol-phosphate geranylgeranyltransferase, which translates to MLARQQATFSAFTFGFLRLIRLQNLLIVVLMQVMARLFLVGPRQEGLQLLIDPGIWLLCLSTVCIAAAGYIINDYFDVKIDLVNKPDRVIIGRYLKRRVAMGVHQVLNVIGCLIGLYLSKWVFLIDVVAVTLLWFYSALFKRQMLIGNIVISFLSALSLLVMAIYYRHNTELILMYALFSFGISIIREIIKDMQDIRGDARFGCRTLPIVLGLRQTKYVLYMLIGLFTCSLFIIAGSLHNPRLTLLFLLLLLPMGWLVYRLILADTRRDFGYLSNLCKIIMLLGIISMGWA; encoded by the coding sequence ATGCTTGCGCGTCAACAGGCTACCTTTTCCGCTTTTACGTTCGGTTTTTTGCGGCTCATTCGGCTGCAGAATCTGCTGATTGTTGTGCTGATGCAGGTAATGGCGCGTCTGTTTTTAGTAGGCCCCCGTCAGGAAGGGCTACAGCTTCTGATCGATCCCGGTATTTGGCTGCTCTGCCTGTCGACCGTTTGTATTGCTGCGGCAGGTTATATCATCAATGATTATTTCGATGTTAAAATAGACCTGGTCAACAAGCCTGATCGAGTCATTATCGGGCGGTATCTGAAACGCCGGGTGGCTATGGGTGTACACCAGGTTTTGAATGTGATTGGCTGCCTGATAGGCCTTTACCTGAGTAAATGGGTATTTCTAATCGATGTAGTTGCCGTTACACTACTGTGGTTTTATTCGGCTCTGTTCAAACGCCAGATGCTGATCGGCAATATCGTCATTTCCTTCCTGTCAGCTCTTTCGCTGCTGGTTATGGCCATCTATTATCGGCATAATACCGAGCTGATACTGATGTATGCCCTCTTTTCGTTTGGTATCTCGATTATTCGTGAGATCATCAAAGACATGCAGGATATTCGGGGCGACGCCCGATTTGGTTGCCGTACTCTGCCCATTGTGCTGGGATTACGCCAAACCAAATATGTGTTGTATATGCTGATTGGTTTATTTACCTGTTCCCTTTTCATCATCGCTGGCTCTCTCCATAACCCGCGACTTACTTTGCTTTTCCTGCTTTTGCTCCTGCCAATGGGCTGGTTGGTTTATCGGCTCATACTGGCCGATACGCGACGCGATTTCGGTTACCTCAGTAACCTCTGCAAGATTATTATGCTGCTGGGTATCATTAGCATGGGATGGGCGTAG
- a CDS encoding TapB family protein, with translation MKTLTLSLLLIFSILINAQAQECLGIPFKSGMSFELSHFNAKEKLTGKVNYQVKDVRKEGGSTVVDITALFEDDKGKQRPPYTIRYTCSGNELVADMSGMLQSMQSTMKDMEMRLKSNKLVYPAKLSVGQKLDDGQMEADMLNNGTTMMTMNMTMTNRQVDGKESITTPAGTFDTYKISSDVSFENRAMGIPIRSSMRVVSYRTDNKIFDIKSETYNKNGKLLGSSVLTKAN, from the coding sequence ATGAAAACGCTCACGTTATCGTTGCTTCTGATTTTTTCAATACTGATAAACGCTCAGGCTCAGGAATGTCTGGGGATCCCGTTTAAAAGTGGTATGAGTTTCGAACTTAGCCACTTCAATGCAAAAGAAAAACTGACGGGTAAGGTGAATTATCAGGTAAAAGATGTTCGCAAGGAAGGCGGATCGACCGTGGTAGATATAACGGCGCTGTTTGAAGATGACAAAGGCAAACAACGCCCTCCCTATACGATTCGGTATACCTGCTCAGGCAATGAACTGGTAGCCGACATGTCGGGCATGCTCCAGTCGATGCAGTCAACTATGAAAGACATGGAAATGCGGTTGAAGTCCAATAAATTGGTGTATCCAGCCAAGCTTAGCGTGGGGCAGAAACTGGATGATGGACAAATGGAAGCCGACATGCTAAACAATGGAACCACCATGATGACCATGAACATGACCATGACAAACCGGCAAGTCGATGGGAAAGAATCCATTACGACGCCAGCCGGAACTTTCGACACGTACAAAATCTCATCGGATGTTAGTTTTGAGAACCGAGCTATGGGCATTCCCATTCGCAGTTCAATGCGCGTAGTGAGCTATCGGACCGACAACAAGATTTTTGACATAAAATCAGAAACGTACAACAAAAACGGCAAATTGCTCGGTTCATCTGTGCTTACCAAAGCCAATTGA
- a CDS encoding MerC domain-containing protein gives MKTGILSRKADYIGITGSILCIIHCMITPVMLLTTSLMQNSTLRVSYLSLDYVFIGVNIVAVYFATRHYAPPVIKRSLWGFLSLFSIALLLEETAPVFEYIAYLASAGLVITHFLNIRQHRLSHVH, from the coding sequence ATGAAAACAGGTATTCTTTCCCGCAAAGCTGACTATATAGGTATTACCGGCTCTATATTATGCATTATTCACTGCATGATTACGCCAGTTATGCTCTTAACTACGTCGCTAATGCAGAATTCAACGCTTCGAGTCAGTTATCTCAGTCTGGATTATGTGTTTATCGGAGTGAATATCGTAGCCGTTTACTTTGCTACCCGGCATTATGCTCCACCCGTCATAAAACGGAGCCTTTGGGGATTCCTGAGCCTCTTCAGCATTGCCCTCCTGCTGGAAGAAACCGCTCCTGTTTTCGAATACATTGCCTATCTGGCCTCTGCCGGACTGGTCATCACCCACTTCCTGAATATTCGCCAGCACAGGCTAAGCCACGTGCATTAA
- a CDS encoding cytochrome-c peroxidase, translating into MIRPISISPIRIGLLSSLLVFLLAISCQKADSPDPDPGPGPTDPGGGGVVYKPTPVTLRQPANFPALVYDLSQNPLTVEGVALGKTLFYDAQLSRDTTVSCGFCHQQFAGFGHSDHALSHGIGSQFGTRNVPGLQNLGWDREFFWDGGVTSLDELPIAPIQNPVEMDLKFSEALSRVQKNPKYPPLFQAAFGSDTVTTARFLKAISQFLLTLVSADSRYDKYVRKEAGGDLTSDELAGLTLFQQKCATCHATDLFTDKSYRNNGLQVSSINDQGRYRITLNEADRLKFKVPSLRNVEKTFPYMHDGRFATLDQVIEHYRTGVQDSPTLDPALKANGQLGVSLTDAQKNQLVAFLKTLTDNTFISNRAFSPN; encoded by the coding sequence ATGATTCGGCCCATTTCTATATCGCCTATACGGATCGGACTCCTGAGTAGTCTGCTGGTATTTCTATTGGCTATCAGTTGCCAGAAAGCCGACAGCCCTGATCCAGACCCCGGTCCTGGCCCAACCGATCCAGGTGGTGGTGGGGTAGTCTATAAACCAACTCCGGTTACGCTTCGCCAGCCCGCTAATTTCCCGGCACTAGTATATGATCTGAGCCAGAATCCGCTCACTGTAGAAGGAGTTGCATTAGGCAAAACGTTATTTTATGACGCACAACTCTCGCGGGATACCACCGTTAGCTGTGGATTTTGTCATCAGCAATTTGCCGGATTTGGGCATTCCGATCACGCGTTAAGCCATGGCATTGGAAGTCAGTTTGGTACACGCAATGTGCCCGGTTTGCAAAATCTGGGCTGGGATCGTGAGTTTTTTTGGGATGGGGGTGTTACGAGCCTTGATGAACTCCCCATTGCGCCCATTCAAAACCCCGTGGAGATGGATTTGAAATTCTCGGAAGCCCTTAGCCGCGTTCAGAAAAATCCCAAATACCCGCCCCTATTTCAGGCTGCTTTCGGCTCCGATACCGTCACAACGGCTCGATTCCTGAAAGCCATTTCACAGTTTTTACTAACGCTGGTTTCGGCTGATTCGCGCTATGATAAGTATGTCCGAAAGGAGGCCGGTGGCGATTTGACCAGCGATGAATTGGCTGGCCTGACACTGTTTCAACAGAAATGTGCTACCTGCCATGCAACAGATTTATTTACCGATAAAAGCTATCGAAACAACGGTTTGCAGGTTAGTTCAATCAACGATCAGGGGCGCTATCGAATTACACTCAATGAAGCCGATCGTTTGAAATTCAAAGTCCCTAGCCTTCGTAATGTGGAAAAAACCTTTCCATACATGCACGATGGGCGATTTGCAACGCTGGATCAGGTCATTGAGCATTACCGAACGGGTGTTCAGGATAGCCCCACCCTCGACCCAGCGTTGAAGGCTAATGGCCAATTAGGTGTTTCCCTGACCGACGCACAGAAAAATCAGCTCGTCGCCTTCCTGAAAACTCTGACCGACAATACATTTATCAGTAACAGAGCATTCAGTCCAAATTAG
- a CDS encoding MbnP family protein, translating into MKATVTTGLLLVFVIGIAVLACDTKDTDTSFDPENTGKLRITFDNVVSSSDLKLGSTTYQNASGESFTITKFNYFVSNIKLRKADGSEYTVPQDSSYFLIQEEKPASQTITLSKIPTGNYTGMSFMIGVDSARSLANISLRTGALDPALNDGMYWDWNSGYIFMKIEGTSPVAPAAQNNAFFYHIGGFGGGYNGKKTLNNLRTVSLAFTDSGANVQTSSVPSVRIVTDAMKIFNGSTKLSIAQHPSVMFDDYSPNIANNYAQMFSYDRILATP; encoded by the coding sequence ATGAAAGCAACTGTTACAACCGGACTATTACTCGTATTCGTTATCGGTATCGCCGTTCTGGCTTGTGATACAAAAGATACGGATACCTCATTTGATCCAGAAAATACCGGAAAACTTCGGATTACGTTTGACAATGTAGTAAGTTCGTCCGACTTAAAACTGGGGTCAACTACGTATCAAAACGCTTCGGGTGAATCGTTCACCATTACGAAATTCAACTACTTTGTCAGTAACATCAAGCTCCGTAAAGCCGACGGTAGCGAATACACTGTGCCCCAGGATAGTAGCTACTTTCTGATTCAGGAAGAGAAACCGGCCTCTCAAACCATTACGCTTTCTAAAATCCCCACGGGCAATTATACTGGTATGTCGTTTATGATTGGGGTGGATAGCGCCCGAAGCCTGGCCAATATCAGTCTCCGAACTGGCGCGCTCGATCCTGCCCTCAACGACGGTATGTACTGGGACTGGAATTCGGGCTATATATTTATGAAGATCGAAGGCACCTCACCCGTTGCACCCGCAGCGCAGAATAATGCCTTCTTTTATCATATCGGCGGATTTGGTGGTGGGTATAATGGTAAAAAGACGCTCAATAATCTACGCACCGTTAGCCTTGCTTTTACGGATAGTGGCGCCAATGTTCAAACCAGTTCTGTACCATCGGTTCGAATTGTAACCGACGCCATGAAGATTTTTAATGGGTCAACCAAGCTCAGTATTGCCCAGCATCCGTCGGTTATGTTCGACGATTACTCGCCCAACATTGCCAATAATTACGCGCAAATGTTTAGTTACGACCGGATTCTGGCTACCCCATGA